The proteins below are encoded in one region of bacterium:
- a CDS encoding efflux RND transporter permease subunit, with the protein MTITELSIKRPSLIVVLFAALGVLGLFSYTQLSYELLPKITPPVVTITTIYPGASPNEVETSVSKLVEDAVSSLDEISAVSSTSSEGVSFVNVEFNQGANIETALQDAQRKVGEIASKLPDDALTPRLSKFAIDEIPVLRLGVTSTMPSREFYQFIKDHVQPRFSKLAGVGQITLIGGDEREIKINLDQGKLKGYGLSILAVTEAIKSSNLDFPTGKIKDSDGQFIVRVAGKFNSVDELRNLVIGKSRQGGDIKLADIAEVQDGQKDYTNISRINGKTSVGVLVQKQSDANAVEVSKLVRKEIQLMEKDYAEFGFNVNIAQDGSMFTVDAANAVKFDLALAVGLVALVMLLFLHSLRNSVIVMIAIPASLISTFIAMYAFGFSLNLMTLLGLSLVVGILVDDSIVVLENIYRRLEMGEDRMTAAVKGRNEIGFAALSITLVDVVVFVPLAMTTGLIGDIIRQFAIVVVVSTLLSLLVSFTITPALASRFAKIEHLTKNTLLGRFALGFESLYDQFSRHYLSLLKWSLANRGKIALATIALFIGSVALLPLGFIGGEFITQSDRGEFAVTIELPPGSTIENTNYTTREVEKTIMAMPEVYKVFVNVGASNEGLVGQSSNNIAELNVALVPKSERAKSTEDVGWEIKQRIQQIPGIKVRVNPIGIFGTANQTPIQIVVSGPVRDDVTIAANTVADMLRHIPGTADVRLSAEDGKPETRIEIDRQKMATFGLSLAEVGAALRVALTGDDESKFRDGANEFDIRIQLDEFDRHRTSDIGSLTFFNHKGQAVELKQFANIFQTTGPTKLQRRDRNAAITVFSQALSRPSGSIANDFKVMLAKEPLPKGVQIAYSGDLKNQADSFGSLGLAMLAGILFVYMIMVALYDSYIYPFVVLFSIPVAIVGALLALALMMKTLNIFSILGVIMLIGLVGKNAILLVDRTNQTRDEQKLNTYEALLEAGQTRLRPILMTTLTMIIGMMPIAMSHSAGSEWKSGLAWALIGGLTSSMMLTLIVVPVVYSKVDEWREKIPSLFRHVFPKRAKKTVVHDVIETA; encoded by the coding sequence ATGACTATTACCGAGTTATCCATTAAACGGCCCAGCCTGATCGTCGTATTATTTGCGGCGCTCGGCGTTTTGGGGCTATTCAGCTATACACAATTATCGTATGAATTGCTTCCGAAAATCACACCGCCGGTGGTGACGATTACGACGATTTATCCCGGCGCTTCTCCCAATGAAGTTGAAACATCGGTCAGCAAATTAGTCGAAGATGCAGTTTCAAGTTTGGATGAAATCTCCGCCGTATCGTCTACGTCTTCCGAAGGCGTATCGTTTGTGAATGTGGAATTCAATCAAGGCGCTAATATTGAAACAGCGCTGCAAGACGCACAACGCAAAGTCGGAGAGATCGCATCAAAATTGCCTGACGATGCGTTGACACCGCGGTTGTCGAAATTTGCGATCGATGAAATTCCTGTTCTGCGCCTTGGTGTTACGAGCACCATGCCGTCACGCGAATTTTACCAATTTATCAAAGATCACGTTCAGCCCAGGTTTTCTAAACTCGCCGGCGTCGGTCAGATTACATTGATCGGAGGGGACGAACGTGAGATCAAAATCAATCTCGATCAGGGAAAATTAAAAGGCTATGGACTATCGATTCTTGCCGTTACTGAAGCGATTAAGTCTTCCAATCTTGATTTCCCGACCGGTAAGATCAAAGATTCAGACGGACAATTTATCGTCCGTGTTGCGGGAAAATTCAATTCCGTCGACGAACTGCGCAATCTTGTGATCGGTAAATCCCGTCAGGGCGGAGATATTAAATTGGCAGATATCGCCGAAGTGCAGGATGGTCAAAAAGATTACACGAATATCAGCCGGATCAATGGAAAAACTTCGGTCGGAGTTTTAGTACAAAAACAATCGGATGCAAATGCCGTCGAAGTGAGCAAGCTGGTTCGCAAAGAAATTCAGCTGATGGAAAAAGATTATGCCGAATTTGGATTTAATGTCAATATTGCTCAGGACGGTTCAATGTTTACGGTCGATGCTGCTAACGCGGTGAAATTTGATCTAGCATTAGCTGTTGGTTTGGTTGCGTTGGTCATGTTGCTCTTCCTGCACAGCTTGCGCAATTCCGTCATTGTGATGATTGCGATTCCGGCATCGTTGATTTCTACGTTCATTGCCATGTATGCGTTTGGTTTCTCGCTAAATCTTATGACGTTGCTCGGGCTTTCTCTCGTAGTCGGTATTCTCGTTGACGATTCGATTGTCGTTTTGGAAAATATTTACCGACGGCTTGAAATGGGCGAAGACCGGATGACGGCCGCGGTGAAAGGAAGAAATGAAATCGGATTTGCGGCGCTTTCGATCACGCTCGTTGACGTTGTGGTGTTCGTGCCACTGGCTATGACAACCGGATTGATCGGTGATATTATCCGTCAGTTTGCCATTGTTGTTGTCGTGTCGACGCTTTTGAGTTTGTTGGTTTCATTTACGATCACACCGGCATTGGCTTCACGGTTTGCCAAGATCGAGCACCTTACAAAAAATACATTACTCGGACGATTTGCACTCGGGTTTGAATCGCTGTATGACCAATTCAGCCGCCATTATTTATCGCTACTAAAATGGAGCTTGGCCAATCGTGGTAAAATCGCGCTGGCCACTATTGCTTTGTTTATTGGTTCAGTCGCTTTGCTTCCGCTAGGTTTTATCGGCGGTGAATTTATCACACAATCTGATCGCGGTGAATTTGCGGTGACGATCGAATTACCTCCGGGCTCGACGATCGAAAACACCAATTACACAACTCGAGAAGTTGAAAAAACGATTATGGCGATGCCCGAAGTTTATAAAGTTTTTGTTAACGTCGGAGCGTCAAACGAAGGATTGGTCGGTCAATCATCCAATAACATTGCCGAACTCAACGTCGCGTTGGTTCCAAAAAGTGAACGCGCTAAATCTACGGAAGACGTCGGTTGGGAAATCAAGCAACGTATACAACAAATTCCCGGAATCAAAGTCCGTGTCAATCCGATCGGAATTTTCGGAACGGCCAATCAGACGCCGATTCAGATTGTTGTGAGCGGACCTGTACGTGACGACGTCACGATAGCAGCCAATACAGTTGCCGACATGCTTCGCCATATTCCAGGAACGGCGGACGTCCGCCTTTCGGCTGAAGACGGTAAACCTGAAACGCGTATCGAAATTGACCGCCAGAAAATGGCGACGTTCGGGCTTTCGCTCGCCGAGGTCGGAGCGGCCTTGCGCGTTGCACTGACGGGCGATGACGAATCTAAATTTCGCGACGGCGCCAATGAATTTGATATCCGTATTCAGCTGGATGAATTTGACCGTCACCGTACATCCGACATCGGTTCATTGACATTTTTCAATCATAAAGGACAAGCGGTTGAATTAAAACAATTCGCCAATATTTTTCAAACGACCGGCCCGACAAAACTGCAACGCCGCGACCGTAATGCAGCCATTACAGTTTTTTCACAGGCGCTCAGTCGTCCGAGCGGTAGTATTGCTAATGATTTTAAAGTTATGCTTGCAAAAGAACCGTTGCCTAAAGGCGTTCAAATTGCCTATTCCGGTGACTTGAAAAATCAAGCTGATTCTTTCGGCAGTCTTGGGCTCGCAATGTTGGCGGGAATTTTATTCGTTTACATGATCATGGTCGCTTTGTATGATTCGTATATTTATCCGTTTGTTGTGTTGTTTTCTATTCCGGTCGCCATCGTGGGAGCGTTACTGGCGCTGGCGTTGATGATGAAAACGCTCAATATTTTTTCAATTCTCGGCGTTATCATGTTGATAGGATTGGTTGGCAAAAACGCCATCCTGCTTGTCGATCGTACGAATCAGACGCGCGACGAACAAAAATTAAATACGTATGAAGCGTTGCTGGAAGCAGGCCAGACACGTTTACGCCCGATCCTGATGACGACGCTGACGATGATTATCGGTATGATGCCTATTGCCATGTCGCACAGCGCCGGATCTGAATGGAAATCAGGGCTCGCATGGGCATTGATCGGAGGACTGACGAGTTCCATG
- a CDS encoding efflux RND transporter periplasmic adaptor subunit — MKKIKVTVGILIVLGTIIGVLVNNKAKVEASAKVDKLTTIPVSVVTVGKLPFKTELSLVGTITGDNDVAIVSETQGKAVRVLAEVGEYKAAGAPIIQVDDEIKKANLNVAQVNYEKAKKDLERYEALNKEKTVSDAQYETIRQSYQVAESQYIIARRQYNDTQIKTPIAGVVTARNVDVGTMIQEKMVVANVVDISKLKVKLNVAEADVFRLKVGDKVEVTTDVYPGVTFEGRITTISDKGDEAHTYPVEINLPNHKDHPLKAGMFGRVSFVSLSQSEAIMIPREAIIGSVKKPEVFVVENGIAVKRSIIAGAESGTNVQILSGLKESETIVVNGHNNLRDSIAVSVVK, encoded by the coding sequence ATGAAAAAAATAAAAGTAACTGTTGGTATTCTGATCGTTCTCGGAACAATCATTGGTGTATTGGTTAATAATAAAGCCAAAGTTGAAGCGAGTGCAAAAGTTGACAAACTGACGACGATTCCTGTATCGGTTGTCACAGTCGGTAAATTACCTTTCAAAACCGAATTATCATTAGTCGGTACCATTACCGGCGACAATGATGTGGCGATTGTTTCGGAAACTCAAGGTAAAGCTGTTCGTGTGTTAGCTGAAGTTGGTGAATACAAAGCCGCCGGTGCACCCATTATTCAAGTGGACGATGAAATTAAAAAAGCCAATTTGAATGTCGCGCAAGTCAATTATGAAAAAGCAAAAAAAGACCTGGAACGGTATGAAGCTTTGAACAAAGAAAAAACAGTTTCCGATGCACAGTACGAAACGATCCGTCAGAGTTATCAGGTTGCGGAGTCTCAATATATTATTGCGCGACGCCAGTACAATGACACCCAGATCAAAACGCCCATTGCCGGTGTAGTAACCGCACGCAATGTGGACGTCGGCACTATGATTCAGGAAAAAATGGTTGTGGCAAATGTTGTCGATATTTCCAAGCTGAAAGTTAAGTTGAATGTTGCTGAAGCCGATGTGTTTCGGCTGAAAGTTGGAGATAAAGTCGAAGTAACCACCGACGTTTATCCCGGTGTGACATTTGAAGGACGTATAACAACGATCAGCGATAAAGGCGATGAAGCGCATACTTATCCGGTTGAAATCAATTTGCCGAATCACAAAGACCACCCGTTGAAAGCCGGGATGTTCGGTCGAGTGTCGTTTGTGTCGCTCAGTCAGTCCGAAGCCATAATGATTCCGCGTGAAGCAATCATCGGCAGTGTCAAAAAACCCGAAGTATTTGTTGTAGAGAATGGAATAGCTGTCAAACGGTCGATTATTGCCGGTGCCGAATCCGGAACGAATGTCCAGATTCTGTCAGGATTAAAAGAAAGCGAAACAATTGTGGTAAACGGACATAACAATCTCCGCGACAGCATTGCTGTTTCAGTAGTGAAGTAA
- a CDS encoding TolC family protein, producing MTFSSWLIASLIFFSISVHTQEKRKLTVDEAVAIGIENSKSLHASSQKVESAVAKTKEINGQRLPSLKLTAAYTRLSEVPGVVVNGIAFVPSIFNNYTIKTTVQQPLFTGFKIDNTYKATKLSEDASQLDYSKDKIDLMFNVRQAYWNLFKANEVKKVVDENVEQVRAHLKDAQNLYAQGLLTNNDVLKIQVQLSNTLLQQIDAKNGVQIAMINLNNQLSLPLDTQIELNADVTTQLKNLEEKNSLVQKGLNRQDVQAMELRVKAAEAGVKAAKGSWYPQVYAVGNFYYNRPNSRYFPTQDKFKDSWDVGINVTLDIWNWNSTSHQTTQAQSQVAQTKDALGLLKDGIGLEVTQNYLGVIQAKEKIAVSEESVKQAEESFRITSEKFKNGVALTSDVIDAEVSVLQAKTNHTQALVDYELALARLQKSIGE from the coding sequence ATGACTTTTTCTTCATGGCTAATAGCAAGTTTAATCTTTTTTTCGATTTCAGTGCATACACAGGAAAAGCGCAAACTGACGGTCGACGAAGCCGTGGCCATTGGCATTGAAAACAGCAAATCGCTTCATGCTTCATCGCAGAAAGTCGAATCCGCTGTTGCGAAAACCAAAGAAATCAACGGACAAAGACTTCCATCGTTGAAACTGACAGCGGCGTATACGCGCCTGAGCGAAGTGCCGGGAGTTGTTGTTAATGGCATCGCTTTTGTACCATCGATTTTCAATAACTATACCATTAAAACGACGGTACAACAGCCTTTATTCACCGGTTTCAAAATCGACAATACCTATAAAGCGACCAAACTCAGCGAAGATGCTTCGCAATTAGATTACTCGAAAGACAAAATCGATCTGATGTTTAACGTTCGTCAGGCTTACTGGAACTTATTTAAAGCAAACGAAGTGAAAAAAGTTGTCGATGAAAATGTCGAACAAGTTCGTGCCCATTTGAAAGACGCACAGAATTTATACGCTCAAGGACTTTTGACCAATAATGACGTTTTGAAAATCCAGGTCCAGTTGTCCAATACGTTATTGCAACAAATCGATGCAAAAAACGGCGTTCAAATCGCCATGATTAATTTAAATAATCAACTCAGTCTTCCGTTGGATACGCAAATCGAATTGAATGCCGATGTAACTACCCAACTTAAGAATTTAGAAGAAAAAAATTCATTGGTTCAAAAAGGATTAAACCGTCAGGATGTACAGGCAATGGAATTGCGCGTGAAAGCGGCTGAGGCCGGTGTGAAAGCCGCCAAAGGCAGTTGGTATCCTCAAGTATACGCTGTCGGTAATTTTTATTACAATCGCCCGAATTCGCGTTACTTCCCGACGCAGGATAAATTCAAAGATTCTTGGGATGTCGGTATTAACGTAACACTCGATATCTGGAATTGGAACAGCACGTCGCACCAAACTACACAAGCGCAATCACAAGTTGCACAAACTAAAGACGCATTAGGATTGCTGAAAGACGGTATCGGGCTCGAAGTGACTCAAAATTATCTGGGCGTCATTCAAGCCAAAGAAAAAATTGCCGTATCAGAGGAAAGTGTCAAACAAGCTGAAGAAAGTTTTCGCATTACCAGTGAAAAATTTAAAAACGGCGTCGCCTTAACTTCCGACGTGATCGATGCCGAAGTTTCAGTTTTACAAGCTAAAACCAATCACACGCAGGCATTGGTTGATTATGAGTTGGCCTTAGCACGTTTACAAAAATCTATTGGTGAGTAA
- a CDS encoding TetR/AcrR family transcriptional regulator — protein MSHELKIRNRILEAAEEQFFKHGCSSVTMEALAEQLGMSKKTLYQYFQSKEELIAEVTHIVMSNCDRNLEVTMNDPELDFVDKFKQMIYYITRIWSRMSRAMIDDLRKNTPELWKQVDAQRRERIFRDFMKVISEGVQNGVFRKDLDPHLFILIYAKANEAVMNPDVLAELPYSADQVFENFAKVFFEGILTDDARINYKKKHSESVEKV, from the coding sequence ATGTCACACGAATTAAAAATCAGAAATCGAATCCTTGAAGCGGCGGAGGAACAATTTTTTAAACACGGCTGTAGCAGCGTCACGATGGAAGCTTTGGCTGAGCAATTGGGTATGAGCAAAAAAACTCTGTATCAGTATTTTCAGAGTAAAGAGGAATTAATTGCAGAAGTTACTCACATTGTAATGTCCAATTGCGATCGCAATCTTGAAGTAACTATGAATGATCCGGAACTGGATTTTGTAGACAAATTTAAACAGATGATTTACTACATCACACGGATTTGGTCGCGTATGAGCCGCGCAATGATCGATGACTTGAGAAAAAATACGCCAGAATTGTGGAAACAAGTGGATGCTCAACGTCGAGAAAGAATTTTCCGAGACTTCATGAAAGTAATCAGCGAAGGGGTTCAAAACGGCGTTTTCAGAAAAGATCTCGATCCGCACCTTTTTATTTTGATTTATGCGAAAGCGAACGAAGCGGTCATGAATCCTGATGTGTTGGCTGAACTTCCGTATTCAGCTGATCAGGTTTTCGAAAATTTTGCCAAAGTCTTCTTTGAAGGAATTTTGACAGACGACGCCCGAATTAATTACAAAAAAAAACACAGTGAATCCGTAGAAAAAGTGTAA
- a CDS encoding helix-turn-helix domain-containing protein, with the protein MDASTFNWWPFFYGAIIFQGVFLGIVLLATKKGYPTANRYLAAMMFIFSLALVERVISLSGLYQTWPHLLFVSSPFWFMLPPLYYFYARSFTGQSVHFSPIQLLHVVPVILVVVYFTPYYLWSKEMKLIFIQDRSLFYNHEESFIYSSVYYIQSLGYLIGSIFVFGNYGKQILSNKWLLLSYSALTLYVLFNTVQSVYYFLTYENLFDFKLWGTPIYAVVIFSLAYFALIKPEMIFVPSWKLWQQKNGRLSADEMDNIITSLRKLMQTQKLYLNCDLKYSDVAAGLGISVRSLSDALNEHAGLSFNDFVNEYRIHEAKQFILKGKLENETMLAVALNSGFKNKSSFNRVFKNQTGQTPTEFLQSSSHERAFNVAL; encoded by the coding sequence ATGGATGCTTCAACTTTTAACTGGTGGCCGTTTTTTTACGGTGCAATTATTTTTCAGGGTGTTTTTTTGGGTATTGTATTATTGGCAACTAAAAAAGGATACCCAACAGCTAATCGTTATCTGGCTGCTATGATGTTTATTTTCTCACTGGCTTTAGTTGAACGGGTTATTTCTCTTTCGGGATTGTATCAGACGTGGCCGCATTTGCTGTTCGTTTCCTCACCTTTTTGGTTCATGTTACCTCCCTTATATTATTTTTATGCGAGAAGTTTCACCGGGCAGTCCGTGCATTTTTCACCGATTCAATTGCTCCATGTTGTTCCAGTCATACTAGTGGTAGTCTATTTTACTCCGTATTACCTATGGTCTAAAGAAATGAAATTAATTTTCATTCAGGATCGCTCATTATTTTATAACCACGAAGAAAGCTTCATTTATTCCTCGGTGTACTACATACAAAGCTTAGGGTATCTGATCGGATCCATATTTGTTTTTGGGAACTATGGAAAACAAATTTTAAGTAATAAATGGTTGCTGTTATCATATTCGGCGCTGACGTTATATGTTTTATTCAATACCGTTCAGTCAGTTTATTACTTTCTCACGTATGAAAATTTGTTCGATTTCAAACTATGGGGTACGCCTATTTATGCAGTTGTTATTTTTTCATTGGCATACTTTGCCTTGATAAAACCGGAAATGATATTCGTTCCTTCTTGGAAATTATGGCAACAAAAAAACGGCCGTTTGTCGGCGGATGAGATGGATAATATCATAACCAGTCTCAGGAAACTGATGCAGACACAAAAGCTTTATTTGAATTGCGATTTGAAATATTCAGATGTAGCCGCAGGCTTAGGCATTAGTGTTCGCTCACTATCGGATGCGCTGAACGAGCATGCAGGACTTTCTTTCAATGATTTTGTCAACGAGTATCGTATCCATGAAGCAAAGCAGTTTATTTTAAAAGGTAAGCTCGAGAATGAGACCATGTTAGCCGTTGCCCTCAATTCCGGCTTCAAAAATAAAAGTTCTTTTAATCGGGTTTTTAAGAATCAAACCGGACAGACCCCCACCGAGTTTCTCCAGTCATCCAGCCACGAAAGAGCCTTTAACGTAGCTTTATAA
- a CDS encoding LytTR family DNA-binding domain-containing protein, whose product MKSVSKIKTVIVDDEPLARRRIKKLISAQPDIELFAECNNGKDALTVIENAHPDLVFLDVQMPEWNGFDVIERMDIQSLPVIIFVTAYDTYAIKAFDVHAIDYILKPFDDERFFHALDRAREFIRHKETGEWAKRIYNMITGIHPERPPESVEVSRYLDRIVVKSSGRIHFVPVETVDWIEASGKYLDIHSGKATHRIRESISELEHKLDPGKFLRIHRSYIINIDCIREMQSWHKGEYVVILNNDVKLITGKGYRSNLNVLLNRSL is encoded by the coding sequence ATGAAATCCGTTTCAAAAATTAAAACTGTCATTGTAGATGACGAACCCTTAGCCCGGCGGAGAATTAAGAAACTAATTAGTGCTCAGCCAGACATTGAGCTGTTTGCCGAATGTAATAACGGTAAAGACGCTCTGACAGTCATTGAAAATGCACATCCCGATCTGGTATTTCTTGATGTACAAATGCCGGAATGGAACGGATTTGATGTGATCGAAAGGATGGATATTCAATCTTTACCCGTAATCATCTTTGTAACGGCTTACGATACCTATGCAATCAAGGCTTTTGATGTACATGCAATCGATTATATACTTAAACCATTTGATGACGAACGCTTTTTCCATGCTTTGGACCGGGCCAGAGAATTTATTCGACACAAAGAAACCGGCGAATGGGCTAAACGCATTTACAATATGATTACCGGAATACATCCGGAAAGACCGCCCGAGTCAGTTGAAGTATCCCGATATCTTGATCGGATTGTTGTCAAATCATCGGGACGGATTCATTTTGTTCCGGTTGAGACGGTTGATTGGATCGAAGCTTCGGGAAAATATTTAGATATTCATTCGGGTAAAGCAACGCATCGGATCAGGGAATCCATAAGTGAACTTGAACATAAACTCGATCCTGGAAAATTTTTGCGTATTCACCGCTCTTACATTATCAATATCGATTGTATTCGTGAAATGCAATCCTGGCATAAGGGTGAATACGTTGTAATATTGAATAACGATGTCAAACTTATTACCGGGAAAGGGTACAGAAGTAATTTAAATGTGTTATTGAATCGATCATTATGA
- a CDS encoding histidine kinase, with amino-acid sequence MDQSASLTHRNSFQWLLSFLLWTLIGLIFFGQSYYFSAVAGQNFPVFSRLVFELTNAYAWALLSPLLFFLARRFPIEKPVIFSRISLHFFLSLLIGLIHKIGSFWSSLVIAPPNSPLSPDAVVFKITGGLVNSIIVYWILLGIYSAVSYANRFREQKLVATQLEAQLAQAQLTALKMQLQPHFLFNTLHAIATLMEDDIKAAQRMLARLSELLRLTLDHVGEQEVPLSKEIEFLKSYLEIEEIRFHDRLRISYNISPQTLEAMVPTLILQPLVENAIRHGITPKTSGGAISIVALQQNGQLELTISDDGKGAGEIKQGVGLSNTRKRLEQLYGKKQVFDFGNLPGGGFTVTLKFPFHTI; translated from the coding sequence ATGGACCAATCAGCTTCCCTAACTCATCGTAATAGTTTTCAATGGCTGCTGTCATTTCTTTTATGGACGCTGATCGGTTTGATTTTTTTCGGCCAATCATATTATTTTAGTGCTGTCGCTGGACAGAATTTTCCAGTGTTTTCGCGTCTTGTTTTTGAATTGACCAATGCGTATGCATGGGCGTTGTTGTCGCCGCTTTTGTTTTTTTTGGCGCGTCGATTTCCTATCGAAAAACCCGTAATTTTTTCTCGAATTAGTTTACATTTTTTTTTATCGCTCCTTATCGGCCTTATTCATAAAATCGGTTCATTCTGGAGTTCACTTGTTATCGCTCCGCCGAATAGCCCGTTATCTCCTGATGCGGTAGTCTTCAAAATTACCGGGGGATTAGTCAACAGTATTATCGTCTATTGGATTCTTTTGGGAATTTATTCCGCGGTCAGCTATGCCAATCGATTCCGTGAACAAAAATTAGTCGCGACCCAACTTGAAGCACAATTGGCGCAGGCGCAGCTTACCGCATTGAAAATGCAATTGCAGCCACATTTTTTGTTCAATACGCTTCACGCCATTGCTACGCTGATGGAAGATGACATCAAGGCGGCCCAGCGGATGCTGGCGCGTCTTAGCGAATTGCTGCGCCTGACTCTTGACCATGTGGGCGAGCAGGAAGTACCTCTTTCCAAAGAAATTGAATTTTTAAAAAGTTACCTGGAAATCGAAGAAATCCGTTTTCATGACCGGCTGCGGATTAGCTACAATATTTCACCGCAAACTTTGGAAGCGATGGTTCCGACGCTGATCTTGCAACCTCTCGTTGAAAATGCCATCCGCCACGGTATAACTCCCAAAACTTCCGGCGGAGCCATTTCGATTGTTGCTTTGCAACAAAATGGACAACTCGAGCTGACCATAAGTGATGACGGAAAAGGTGCGGGTGAAATCAAACAAGGGGTCGGACTTTCGAATACCAGAAAAAGATTGGAGCAACTTTATGGTAAGAAACAAGTTTTTGACTTTGGAAATTTACCCGGTGGCGGTTTTACCGTTACGTTAAAATTTCCCTTTCACACCATATAA
- a CDS encoding sigma-70 family RNA polymerase sigma factor, translated as MNSLSKNSTEIQEIVDHLFRHESGKMVSLLTRIFGLHNLQLAEDVVQETLLKALTIWPYSGIPANPSGWLFQVAKNLALDKIRRERSTVHYAEDISLLLKSEWTLVSTLNDLFIDNEIQDDQLRMIFACCHPSLPAESQIALTLKTLCGFSIGEIAKAFLTNESTINKRLYRAKSDIRSEKIRFEIPMGIELQPRIESVLSVLYLMFNEGYASSSADRLIREDLVAEAMRIAHLLIHHQELKRPEVYALLALMSFHASRFLSRIDGHGHILLLEEQDRSLWDQELIQQGQYYLNESAQGNQLSSYHIEAAIAYYYVEAQTFKNTQWKEILKLYDKLYILRPSPVVGLNRAVVVAEIFGPRKALEAIDEIPNKNKLAHYYLFYSVMGNLHARLGESDTSRFYVRKAIELTDSPLEKELLQRKLLNC; from the coding sequence GTGAATTCATTATCTAAAAACTCTACTGAAATTCAAGAGATTGTGGACCATCTTTTCCGGCACGAGTCGGGAAAGATGGTTTCGCTTTTAACGCGTATTTTTGGTCTTCATAATCTGCAATTAGCTGAGGATGTCGTGCAAGAAACGCTGCTCAAGGCGCTTACGATCTGGCCGTATTCAGGCATTCCTGCAAATCCTTCCGGTTGGCTTTTTCAGGTAGCTAAGAATCTCGCCCTTGATAAAATTCGCAGGGAACGATCTACCGTTCATTATGCGGAGGACATTTCTTTGTTACTGAAATCAGAATGGACTCTTGTTTCTACGTTAAATGATTTATTTATCGACAATGAAATTCAGGACGACCAGTTGAGAATGATATTTGCGTGTTGCCACCCTTCATTGCCGGCGGAATCGCAAATCGCCTTGACTTTAAAAACGCTGTGCGGATTTAGCATTGGAGAAATTGCCAAAGCCTTCCTGACTAACGAGTCCACTATCAACAAGAGATTGTATCGTGCTAAATCTGACATTCGTTCGGAAAAAATCCGTTTTGAAATTCCTATGGGGATTGAATTACAACCGCGTATTGAGAGCGTATTATCGGTATTATATTTAATGTTTAACGAAGGATATGCTTCATCGAGTGCCGATCGTTTGATTCGAGAAGATTTAGTGGCTGAAGCCATGCGGATAGCACATTTATTGATCCATCATCAGGAATTAAAACGACCGGAAGTATATGCGTTACTTGCTCTGATGTCTTTTCATGCTTCACGTTTTTTATCGCGTATCGATGGTCACGGGCACATTCTTTTACTGGAGGAGCAAGACCGATCCTTATGGGATCAAGAATTGATACAGCAAGGCCAATATTATTTGAATGAATCTGCTCAGGGTAATCAATTAAGTTCCTACCATATTGAAGCCGCCATCGCTTACTATTATGTAGAAGCGCAGACATTTAAGAATACGCAATGGAAAGAAATCCTTAAATTGTACGATAAATTGTATATACTTAGACCGTCACCGGTTGTAGGCCTGAATCGTGCGGTTGTTGTTGCTGAAATATTCGGTCCGAGGAAAGCTTTAGAAGCAATTGACGAAATACCGAACAAAAATAAATTGGCTCACTATTATCTTTTCTATTCAGTAATGGGAAATTTGCACGCCCGGCTGGGAGAATCCGACACATCACGATTCTATGTAAGAAAAGCCATCGAATTAACCGATTCACCTCTTGAAAAAGAGCTCCTTCAACGAAAATTATTAAATTGCTAA
- a CDS encoding YciI family protein, protein MKEFMFLFRGGDARRLQEQKSPEAWQQHMMKWKAWMESLGKKGQLAGGQPLTMNGKVVRESGKQITDGPFAEGKEVVGGYLLIKAADLDEAVAISKGCPIFEHDGFVEVREITQLNM, encoded by the coding sequence ATGAAGGAATTCATGTTTTTATTCCGCGGTGGCGATGCGCGTCGTCTGCAAGAACAAAAATCACCCGAAGCCTGGCAACAGCATATGATGAAATGGAAGGCATGGATGGAGTCGCTTGGCAAAAAAGGTCAGTTAGCAGGTGGCCAGCCTTTGACAATGAACGGCAAAGTGGTTCGTGAAAGCGGAAAACAAATTACAGACGGCCCGTTTGCAGAAGGCAAAGAAGTTGTCGGAGGGTACCTGTTGATCAAAGCGGCTGATTTGGATGAAGCAGTGGCTATTTCGAAAGGCTGCCCGATTTTTGAACACGACGGTTTTGTCGAAGTCCGTGAAATTACTCAGTTGAACATGTGA